Sequence from the Metopolophium dirhodum isolate CAU chromosome 2, ASM1992520v1, whole genome shotgun sequence genome:
atatttatgcgtatattatactatataatatacatttttttattcaaaataagtataacaaatatctaggtatttaaaatattcttataaatagaACTTCAGATTTGAGACTTAATATACCTAGCCCgacataggtaaatataatatgaactattgTGCTACTCATTTAACAGAGCTTATCAAACCTATTGCATTGCCATcaagaatttatttattgatctaTTAATTGTTAagcattttataattgtatatacattttattaatttagatttCCTGCCAGTTAAATGCGATGCCTGTTCTGGTATATTTTGGTAAGTTATACTctggaaatattttgtttatatatatatttttttttatctatgtataactatataagacgATTCATCTCTGATGTCGCAGTTCTGATCACATGAGCTACAGCAGTCATCAGTGTCAATCTGCATACAAGAAAAATGTACAAGTTCCCATGTGCCCTTTGTGCAACAAACCAGTACCAGTACCACGAGGTCAAGAACCAGACTTTACTGTTGGGCAACACATTGACAATGACTGTCGGTTTACTGAGGGTAgaaaggtatttatttaaaaatgctaagattaatttattatgtacaaatgatTGTTTTTATAGGTGTTCACAAATAGATGCACGGTAACAAAATGTCGAGGCAAGGAAGCTGTACCTTTGGTATGTAGTGAGTGCCGTCAAAACCATTGTTTTAAACATCGTCATCCTTTGGATCATAGTTGTACAGGTAGTGCAAAATCTGTTCCAAGAAAAGTGACGTAAGTAGATATTTAATTTCATgccaaaaatgattaaaaatgtaattcttatttttaatttcttgtagggatgttaaaaatatatttggaacCAATGGAATTATTAAAAAGGCTTTTACTGCTACTGCAATACAGGGAAATAtggtaatttgaaataataatattatttaatatttagtaatacaGTGAACACCGCTTATAAGATTCACTTTGGGACCAGCACAAAGTGAGTCTTATATCCAAATCGAAGTATGAATCGAAATTAGTAATGACCAACACAAATACGTAACTTttcaaaaccaaataattactaaatattaaccaaaaaagtttatttttcattaatttttttttatagaaatttgaGTCAACCGAAGTGGTGAgtcttataaacaaattttttattatgtgtttGGATATGTCCATAccatttcatacaattttgagtCTAATTCGCGACTGAACCTTATTTCCGTGAGTCTTATAAGGGGTGTCTATTGTAGTaccaattatataatttaacgcACAAAGATCAATAACCAATAAGTAAATATAGCCAcctcctaatatttttttttaaaattatgtatctcTATGAAAAAACTGATTGCattgagattttcttcaaaaaatatagttcatagattttaccaaaaaatatttcataatatgcaAGACCACAGAACTAAagaattaacttttttattaatgGGAAAAGGGTAAATACTTCTTACAGTATattcaaattgtaatttattataatattataatcatgttaTAATGTTGTTGGTTTGTCACTATacgtttgtataatttaaagtgCAAATCAAGTCTCACAAATGTTATtagtaaagttaaaatgttgatgacttttgcatttttttccTTTGATTCTATAGAATGCTATCCTAGCTGAAAATTTGTTTCATGCTCCCTTTATGcagaatattctaattttattttgcattgttttgcatttttagctataaattgcatttttttgttttttaacgtcATTTTTCATCTTTTAGGACATTTTTTGTACAATGTGGGGCATTTTTCTCAAATCATAGATTTTAGGGCAAATGTTACACCTAAGTTaggaaacaaatttaatttatttaaaatctaacttTGGATTTGGACaagtagtaaaaaataattttaatattattaatgtgggATTTTTGTTGTGATTACATTTATCGCGTTCTCGATAAGATTTACTCTTTGAGTGTTATATATTGATGAAACAAGTGTTCTTTCAGACATACACAGATCATACACGCTTAtcgagtattatatttataaattgtatggatAAATCTGATAAACAAGATTAAATTGACATAGACATTAGACCTATTGATTAACGTGCTTATATTGCAGTAAAAGGAACTATTGTCAGTAGTGATTCGgctagaatataattttttttttatttatatttttattttttaatttatttataaattatttaaatgcttaatatatttataattcacattttaaattactattacacCCATTATCACACCCATatctctaataaaaattattatttataaatacgtttttttcacttaattagttttttagataatttttaaggtcattttttgaagtttttagggcatttttgtgtgtgtttttttaggTCATCAACATCCCAACTCTAGTTATTAGCTTATTGGaggatattaaaaattaatttttatgagtttttcccactgtaattaaaatactgggattcaatttttacaacaaacataatatgtagtttaAACTTAAAGAAAATGTGTGACATTTAAGGAACTTAAGAAATTTGTCTTATTTTTAACTGTGTCTtagtaatgtatgtattatttcaatactaaaagacaatatattattattatttacttttaatgcagtacataaaaaatatatagtgtaaGAGACAGTCACCTGGTTctgataatacattttgtacagcTTTATGATGGGGCAATTAcatcaagtatattttattttaaacaagtaTTGATTAACTCTTCTAGTTatactaaacaataaaatatatataaaatgtaaaatatttttaacattttaacaattctCAACCATTTATTTTGACCCACGTAActaaaagaaactaaaaaaaagtattaactataattagtacaaattttaaaataatttctttttcagaGTGAAGATGAAGCATTAGCTAGAGCCTTAGCTGAATCTGAACGTTTGACCAACGAAAATACTACTAATTCTCAACCAAGATGTTCTGTTGCATAAATTGTTTATCATTGTTAAATCGGGCACAAAATGTatcatgttttattaatatttttttaagagattattttacattccaaacatttattttatgtactaagatgaaatattttatttatatgttaattgTGATTGTGTATTTTGAGCAATACCATTTAAAATTGACCCACTACATAGAATTAAATAACCGGAATTCTGAGGTAAAAAAACTATCCGTCCTTGTTGgtgttcttattttaattttaaatttaaatttataccatatattaacatcaataaacttgttattttatttatgtttaccaatttcaataattataaatgtaatttgattCTACACAACATTTTGATCTAATggatctacatattatatagatttttttgcaCAAATAATAAACTGGtatttaaattgcatttatagtaaatatttattgtatattaggCGAGCTGTTAACAGAatcttgaagtttttaatttaacaaaacttTTCCAtctgaatataataaaacagaattgcttttggtatatatttttaaaaagaatacaATATTAGCTTGCGTCAAGTGGAGCCATTTTGAATGAATTCCTATCACCAAGATGGTATTGTTGTTACCAAGTTGGCTGAATTGTAATGACacaaaactgtttttattttattgtttaatcatgGTTTtagtgaagaaaaaaaaaatgtactattcaTAAACACAgtaaattattgacaattttgAACGATTAAAACTCGATGCTGAATATAAGAACTATCtaaaatgtttcatatttttttaactaatctCAGCTTCACTACTCGGATTAGcccaaaaacaaaatgtttatagatGTGAACATATTTATGGCACATGAACTTTTATTAAAGCTGATTATAATGTTTTGGCCCATGTCCTAGAAAAAACTCGACTTCTTCGATCTAGAgtaaatagcataatattatattagttctttaagaggacgtcagTATGGCACACCTGCATGTGttgcctccgtcttacaaatgtacaacatagaaaaaattctgttttgcgcgggacaacttttctcgcaccatatttgttgtagaactatcaaattttcacaacacgtaatgaagaactttatctgtgcaacagcggtcttttttttaatagcactatccaatcattttttataagcaaataaaaaaaaacaaaatgttgagaagcaaataacttttattgtatttatgttatctaaaatataggcACACTGTTGCATAGATTAAAGTCCTTCTTTACgtgtgaaaatttggtagttctacaacaaatatgtGTGAgtaaagttgtcccgcgcaaaacagtttttgctaagttgtacatttgtaagacagagacaacatatGTGGGTGTGACGTcttcttaagaggatgtcagcgcactatttattttctctctctggcaCACACAtagcatagacaaaacgcattaatgcgagaatcattttttctatgtttttatgtaatcttagagtaaaatcaccaataacaaaaaaaatagtgaataatatttttgagggaatgacatatcgattttatattttattgttatttgattttataaccgactcaaattaaacaaaaaaattttgtacatttaaatgtttaaattgttttgagacaatatttaaacaaatagatatgacattccctcacAAGTCCCAATATCCGTtgttaataagaaaataatgtaaagtagaaatcaattcaatattaattcattatttgagatacaaaaaaaaaaaaaaaatgaaataatagtgccaataacaattaattctaaaaaaaatacaattgtacAGAAGAGAATTTCAACCAagtaatgataattgataaagatattaaatattatttaatcatcatCAGTGACTTGgcataataattaagtatacatttgtgagaggttttttaacttaaaattatttatttttctgccgAGTATTATAAATGAACACGTTTACTGCTGATGATGCCAAGTGGCGACATTTTACATAGTTTCCATATTATGCTGAAAACGCCAATTGGCGTCATGTTCCTTGTTATTAAATCCACTACAATTTAGTCAGTGTAAGattaaactttttgtttttcGCCAGCTTCTTctataagcattttaataatattattttattagcagGTGCAAGCCGTAtactgataatttaatttttaaatttttaggaaatttttttttaaaactccaatttgttcagctttacgacaaagtatacataaataaatatgatatgcGGCAAacgtgttaaaaatgtattttatttttattgaattaatttccaaactatattattttaaaaaaaagttattaaaaaaaattaatttaaaaactaggGACAAAATGgccttaaattacattttttaatgaagaCATAATGTCCATTTACCTTTTCAACTATGTATCAGTATTATGTACATTGATTGTATATTTATGTGTTcattgaatattgtaaaattaatactccaagatataatatatatttaagatgCTTTTTAGATGCTTCCAGACTTCCTGTTGATGGCAGCAACAATAGCAACGATAACATTTGTTTCatcaactattattttttttttttttataatgttattgctTTCAAAGACGAAATGGACACAGTAGCTTGTAACTTTTTACTTGCAGTCGACTGATAATCACTTACGCTCTTTTTGGAAGTAACTTTGTGTTTTAATTGAGAATGTACTTTATATAAATTCTTGAAATTTAAAAGGTTAACTTTTGAtacttcaattatttaataaataaaacaagatTACAAAGACGTCAACCacatatattttacctaaaTTTATTGTGTTCGTTATAAAATGTCCAATTaaggtttatacattttttttttcaattattaacatAGACTAATATgctctattaaaataaaatataataataattgtaattcatGATAAATGTACAagacaagtataatatttacacaactcgttgatttttttttttaagtaaaaacaaaaattacattttgcaaCTACATATTAACACATAATGTCTATACTTAAGAGTTTattcctataaaataaatattgttattaaaatatttcattttttgttttttatttttggcttTTAATTGTACTGTTGTAAAACGTATagacaaatgtattatataggtaaatacaaataaaataataattcattaaaaaaggaaagaaaaaataatgcaaATCTGGGCTCTTCATTAATATGCTAATaaagattaaagtaattaaaaacatatttagcAATGTTGAGTAGATACTAATCTTTTTTAATAGTTTGTGGAGCTTCTGCAAGACCTttgacctaaaaaaaaaaaatgggtgttaaaaatgtaacaaattaattaataaggtttcttaataatacattaaaataaactattgttttcacttttaatttatattaaattgaaacaGAAGTATATAcatgatttgattttttaaattaaaatatgtattatattcatgGTTTATAACAGAAATGATTCCTAGGTTTAATATGGAAGGTCACccacaatttgttttatttttaaaatgtaaaatacgacAGTTTCTATAGACTATAAAAGAAATAGGAAAAGAACAGGAGTTGAGCTTAAGTTGAATTTA
This genomic interval carries:
- the LOC132938472 gene encoding AN1-type zinc finger protein 2A; the protein is MELPNLGQNCSKETCKRLDFLPVKCDACSGIFCSDHMSYSSHQCQSAYKKNVQVPMCPLCNKPVPVPRGQEPDFTVGQHIDNDCRFTEGRKVFTNRCTVTKCRGKEAVPLVCSECRQNHCFKHRHPLDHSCTGSAKSVPRKVTDVKNIFGTNGIIKKAFTATAIQGNMSEDEALARALAESERLTNENTTNSQPRCSVA